The following are encoded together in the Maniola jurtina chromosome 27, ilManJurt1.1, whole genome shotgun sequence genome:
- the LOC123879129 gene encoding adenosine 5'-monophosphoramidase HINT1, whose translation MAGGEVELAQSAAPGGDTIFGKILRKEIPAKFVYEDDQCVAFHDVNPQAPTHILVIPRKPIPQLSKAGDEDENLLGHLLSTARKVAAQEGLDKSGFRLVINDGKNGAQSVYHLHIHILGGRQMHWPPG comes from the exons ATGGCGGGTGGAGAAGTGGAACTCGCGCAATCTGCGGCTCCTGGAGGCGATACGATATTCGGGAAGATATTGAGGAAAGAGATTCCTGCTAAATTCGTCTATGAAGACGACCAG TGTGTGGCCTTCCACGATGTGAACCCGCAAGCACCAACCCACATCCTGGTGATCCCAAGAAAGCCAATCCCTCAGCTGTCTAAAGCGGGAGATGAAGATGAAAACTTGCTAG GACATCTGCTTTCTACAGCTCGCAAAGTTGCAGCCCAAGAAGGTTTAGACAAATCTGGATTTCGATTGGTTATTAACGATGGGAAGAATGGTGCGCAGAGTGTTTACCATCTACATATTCATATTCTAGGGGGGCGCCAAATGCACTGGCCCCCTGGCTAA